A portion of the Tamandua tetradactyla isolate mTamTet1 chromosome 16, mTamTet1.pri, whole genome shotgun sequence genome contains these proteins:
- the NRN1L gene encoding neuritin-like protein has translation MRCCCHSRYRRPPLLLGLLPLLLLHLALLPSLAAAAAGPGRCDTIYQGFAECLIRLGDGMGRGGELETVCRSWNNFHACAWQVLSGCPEEAAAVWESLQQEARRAPHPDNLHALCGAPVRVRERVAGPETNQETLRGTASAPARTPDAPLLAAALALACLLGPLA, from the exons ATGCGCTGCTGCTGCCATAGCCGCTATCGCCGGCCGCCCCTCTTGCTGGGGCTGCTGCCGCTGTTGCTGCTGCACCTCG cccttcttccttccctggcAGCAGCCGCAGCTGGCCCAGGCCGCTGTGACACCATATACCAGGGCTTTGCCGAATGTCTCATCCGCTTGGGGGACGGCATGGGCCGCGGAGGCGAGCTGGAGACCGTCTGCAG GTCCTGGAATAACTTCCACGCTTGCGCCTGGCAAGTCCTGTCGGGCTGCCCGGAGGAGGCAGCCGCCGTGTGGGAGTCACTGCAGCAAGAAGCTCGCAGGGCTCCGCACCCGGATAACTTGCACGCTCTGTGCGGCGCCCCTGTGCGCGTCAGGGAACGTGTCGCCGGCCCTGAGACCAACCAGGAGACGCTACGGGGTACGGCTTCCGCCCCGGCCCGGACCCCCGACGCTCCGCTTCTGGCTGCCGCTCTGGCGCTCGCCTGCCTTCTGGGGCCTCTGGCCTAG